The genomic interval aaggggtgcagcttcatcaagttgaaggggtgcagcttcatcaaggggaaggggtgcagcgtcatcaaggggaaggggtgcagcgtcatgaaggggaaggggtgcagcgtcatgaagaggaaggggtgcagcgtcatgacggggaaggggtgcagcgtcatgaaggggaaggggtgcagcgtcatgaaggggaaggggtgcagcgtcatcaaggggaaggggtgcagcgtcatcaaggggaaggggtgcagcgtcatgaagggctgcagcgtcatcaaggggaaggggtgcagcttcATGAGAAGTGCAGCATCATCAAGGGGAAGGGctgcagcgtcatcaaggggaagggctgcagcgtcatcaaggggaaggggtgcagcttcatcaaaaggaaggggtgcagcgtcatcaaggggaaggggtgcagcgtcatcaaggggaagggggtgcagcttcatcaaggggaaggggtgcagcgtcatgaacggtgcagcgtcatcaaggggaaggggtgcagcgtcatcaaggggaaggggtgcagcgtcatgaaggggaaggggtgcagcgtcatgaaggggaaggggtgcagcgtcatgaaggggaaggggtgcagcgtcatgaaggggaaggggtgcagcttcatcaaggggaaggggtgcagcttcatcaaggggaaggggtgcagcgtcatcaaggggaaggggtgcagcgtcatcaaggggaaggggtgcagcgtcatgaaggggaagggggtgcagcgtcatgaaggggaagggggtgcagcgtcatgaaggggaaggggtgcagcttcatcaaggggtgcagcttcatcaaggggtgcagcttcatcaaggggaaggggtgcagcttcatcaaggggaaggggtgcagcgtcatcaaggggaaggggtgcagcgtcataaaggggaaggggtgcagcttcatcaaggggaaggggtgcagcgtcatcaaggggaaggggtgcagcgtcatcaaggggcaggggtgcagcgtcatcaaggggaaggggtgcagcgtcatgaaggggaagggggtgccgcgtcatgaaggggaagggggtgcagcgtcatgaaggggaaggggtgcagcttcatcaaggggtgcagcttcatcaaggggaagggttgcagcttcatcaaggggaaggggtgcagcgtcatcaaggggaagggatgcagcgtcatcaaggggaaggggtgcagcgtcatcaaggggaaggggtgcagcttcatcaaggggtgcagcttcatcaaggggaaggggtgcagcttcatcaaggggaaggggtgcagcttcatcaagatggaaggggtgcagcgtcatcaaggggaaggggtgcagcgtcatcaaggggaaggggtgcagcgtcatgaaggggaagggctgcagcgtcatcaaggggaaggggtgcagcgtcatcaaggggaaggggtgcagcgtcatcaaggggaaggggtgcagcgtcatgaaggggtgcagcgtcatcaaggggaaggggtgcagcttcATGAAGGGGTGCAGCATCATCAAGGGGAAGGGctgcagcgtcatcaaggggaagggctgcagcgtcatcaaggggaagaGGTGCAGCTTCATCAAaaggaaggggtgcagcgtcatcaaggggaaggggtgcagcgtcaccaAGGGGAAGGGTTGtagcgtcatcaaggggaaggggtgcagcgtcatcaaggggtgcagcgtcatcaaggggtagcagcgtcatcaaggggaaggggtgcagcgtcatcaaggggtgcagcgtcatcaaggggaaggggtgcatcgtcatcaaggggaaggggtgcagcgtcatcaaggggtgcagcgtcatcaaggggtgcagtgtcatcaaggggaaggggtgcagcgtcatcaaggggtgcagcgtcatcaaggggtgcagcgtcatcaaggggaaggggtgcagcgtcaccaaggggaaggggtgcagcgtcaccaaggggaaggggtgcagcgtcaccaaggggaaggggtgcagcgtcaccaaggggaaggggtgcagcgtcaccaaggggaaggggtgcagcgtcatcaaggggaaggggtgcagcgtcatcaaggggtgcagcgtcatcaaggggaaggggtgcagcgtcatcaaggggtgcagcgtcaccaaggggaaggggtgcagcttcatcaaggggaaggggtgcagcgtcatcaaggggaaggttgtgcagcgtcatcaaggggaaggggtgcagcgccATGAAGGGGAATGGGTGCAGcttcatcaaggggaaggggtgcagcgtcatcaaggggtgcagtgtcatcaaggggaaggggtgcagcgtcaccaaggggaaggggtgcagtgtcatcaaggggaaggggtgcagcgtcaccaAGGGGAAGGGTTGCAGagtcatcaaggggaaggggtgcagcgtcaccaaggggaaggggtgcagcgtccccaaggggaaggggtgcagcgtcatcaaggggaaggggtgcagcgtcatcaaggggtgcagcgtcatcaaggagtgcagcgtcatcaaggggtgcagcgtcaccaaggggaaggggtgcagcttcATGAAGGGGAAagggtgcagcgtcatcaaggggaaggggtgcagcgccatgaaggggaaggggtgcagcttcatcaaggggaaggggtgcagcttcatcaaggggaaggggtgcagcgtcatgaaggggaaggggtgcagcgtcatgaaggggaaggggtgcagcgtcatgaaggggagggggtgcagcgtcatcaaggggaaggggtgcagcgtcatgaaggggaaggggtacagcgtcatcaaggggaaggggtgcagcgtcatgaaggggaaggggtgcagcgtcatgaaggggaaggggtgcagcttcATCAAGTGGACAGTTAAATTGATGGCTAGAGGGCTGGACAAGGTAAAGATGGCTGTAGTAGATggcatagctagctaactgttgACATGAAACTAAACTCGAGTTTTAAGCCCGGTGTTGAGCTTGTGCGTAGCAGGCAGCTAATTCTTATATGACCTGTTTGTAGAATGTTAAGTCCCCTtgttgactgaggtgaatgaaacTACAGCATCAAGGTGATAatggctagagttagggttagttagttatgttgcttgtttttgctgttctccaaaattgaatattttttctctccaattgtgtagaaatgcagtaaaaaataaaaatccttgaggggggggggtgatgccCCTGCTCTGGTCTGCAAAGAAGCTGTGTAGATGTTTAACTCCCATCGAACCCTTTTTGCAGAACCATAAAGGGTTCTTCAGAAAAGGTTCCACAAAGAACCCATAGAAAACCCTATTTTTTCCCCCCTTACTATTCTCTTAGTAATGAAATGGGTGTCTCTTGTCCTTtttttttcctccctctctctttcagacgggccttactgaagagcagcTCCAATCCCTAGAGAGTGTATTTGAGGGCACGTACAAGACAAAGTACCCTATTGTAGGCTACACTGCCATACGCATCCTCAACCAGGATGGAAGCCCCAATGAGGACTTCAAGCCTGAAGACCAACCTCATTTTAACATCAGAGACGAGTTCTAATCCAAAGGAGGTTTTTTTTTTGTGGGTActtttttcttctttctttttttccttcTCTGATTATATTTTGGTATGCCAACAAATAAACTGTGGAGACCATGAAGATTCAATACTGTGTGATCCTCAATTTGCTCATGATTtgaaaaaaatgatttatttatGAATTCCCAGTCAGATCCATTTGTTAGGACTGCATGTCTGGATGTCCTGTGATGAAGCCCGTAAGAAGGGTGGCCTTACCAAGGGTTAGGCAGCCGTGTGTTTCAGCTCTATTTTCCTTTACCTTATTTGAAGACCATATTTATATCTTTTAAAAGAGATGTTATTTTAAGATATAATTTTATGTTGACGTCAATGAAAACATGGAATGTTTGTTACTATGTTGTTAGTCAAATACACAAGAACTGAATGTTTTCCGTTGATCATGTAAATCATTGTAATTGGTTATAATGAGCTATGAAGCTGCACAGGCCCTATACCATTAATTGATCATTTAAATCATTGTAATTGGTTATAATGAGCTATGAAGCTGCACAGGCCCTATACCATTAATTGATCATTTAAATCATTGTAATTGGTTATAATGAGCTATGAAGCTGCACAGGCCCTATACCATTAATTGATCATTTAAATCATTGTAATTGGTTATAATGAGCTATCAAGCTGCACAGGCCCTATACCATTAATTAATCATTTAAATCATTGTAATTGGTTATAATGAGCTATGAAGCTGCACAGGCCCTATACCATTAATTGATCATTTAAATCATTGTAATTGGTTATAATGAGCTATGAAGCTGCACAGGCCCTATACCATTAATTGATCATTTAAAGCATTGTAATTGGTTATAATGAGCTATGAAGCTGCACAGGCCCTATACCATTAATTGATCATTTAAATCATTGTAATTGGTTATAATGAGCTATGAAGCTGCACAGGCCCTATACCATTAATTGATCATTTAAATCATTGTAATTGGTTATAATGAGCTATGAAGCTGCACAGGCCCTATACCATTAATTGAATGTTAAAGTAgtttaaaacatttattattattaaaatagtAGGAGCGAAAGGTTTGTTGGcttattttcaaatcaaatttaattagTCACATACaaatgtttagcagatgttaatgtgagtgtagcgaaatgcttgtgcttctagttccgacaatgcatttCCACCTGGATAGGACAAGTGGTTTCCTCCAGGATAGGACAGGTAATTTCCTCCCGGATAGGACAGGTAGTTTCCTCCCGGATAGGACAGGTAATTTCAACCTGGATAGGACAGGTAATTTCCTCCTGGATAGGACAGGTAATGCAGACATCTTCTACGTAGTagaatacagtgcctttggaagttattcagacccctggactttttccacattttgtgacgttacagcctcattctaaaatagattaaatatacAATTTTCctttagcaatctacacacaataccccataatgacatcacaaaaccccacaatgacatcacaataccccataatgacatcacaataccccataatgacatcacaataccccataatgacatcacaataccccataatgacatcacaataccccataatgacgaagcaaaaactgttttttaaatttgagcaaatgtattaaacatttaaaacaaaaataccttatttatatacagtggcgagaaaaggtatgtgaaccctttggaactACATGGATTTCTGCagaaattggtcatcaaatttaatctgatcttcatctaagtctcAACAATAGACatacatagtgtgcttaaactaacaacacaaattattgtattcaaaatacatattttaaagaAAAATACACCTTTTAAACATTCGCAGTGTAGGTTGGgtaaagtatgtgaacccctaggctaatgacttctccaaatgctaattggagtcagcaaacctggagtccaatcaatgagacaagattggagatgttggttagcgCTGCCCTGCCCGATAGAAAACACTCACAAAaattgagtttgctattcacaagaagcattgcctgatgtgaagcCTGCCTGGAACAAAAAAatatctcagaagacctaagattaagaattgttgacttgcataaagctggaaagggttacaaaagtatgtctaaaagccttgatgttcatcaatccagggtaagacaaattgtctataactggagaaagttcagcactgttgctactctccctaggagtggccatcttGCAAAGATGTCTGcaagagcacagagcagaatgctcaatgaggttaagaagaatcctagaagagtgtcagctaaagacttacagaaatctctggaacatgctaacatctctgttgacgagtctacgatacgtaaaacactaaacaagaatggtgttcatgggaggacaccacggaagaagccactgctgtccaaaaaaaaacattgctgcacatctaaAGTTtacaaaagagcacctggatgttccacagcactactggctaaatattctgtggacagatgaaactacagttgagttgtttgaaaggaacacacaaccccatgtgtggagaaaaaaggcacaacacaccatcaaaacctcatcccaactgtaaagtatggtggagggagcatcatggtttgaagctgctttgctgcctcagggcctggacagcttgctatcgtcgacgaaaaaatgaattcccaagtttatcaagacattttgcaggagaatgttaggctatctgttctcccaattgaagctcaacagaagttgggtgatgcaacaggataacaacccaaaacacagaagtaaatcaacaacagaatggcttcaacagaagaacatacgccttctggagtggcccagtcagagtcctgacctcaacccgatttgagatgctgtggcatgacctcaagagagcagttcacaccagacatcccaagaatattgctgaactgaaacagttttgtgaagaggaatggtccaaaattcctcttAACTGTTGTgtaggtctgatccgcaactacagaaaacgtttggtggcggttattgctgccaaaggagggccAACCAGTTATTGAATCcaagtgttcacatacttttgccaccctgcactgtgaatttttgagaatgacacaaatattaatttccacaaagtttgctgcttcagtgtgttTAGATATTTTTGCCAGATGTTTctttggaatactgaagtataattacaagcatttcataagtgtcaaaggcttttattggcaattacatgaagttgatgcaaagagtcaatatttgcagtgttgactctcttttcttgatgatccgataaatggttgatttaggtgcaatcttactggcagcaatatccttgcctgtgaagccctttttgtgcaaagcaatgatgacggcacgtgtttccttgcaggtaaccatggttgacagaggaagaacaatgattccaagcaccaccctccttttgaagcttccagtctgttattcaaactcaatcagcatgacagagtgatctccagcattgtcctcgtcaacactcacacctgtgttaacgagagaatcactgacatgatgtcagctggtccttttgtggcaaggctgaaatgcagtggaaatgtttttgggggggattcagttaatttgcatggcgaagagggactttgcaattcatctgatcactcttcataacattctggagtatatgcaaattgtaatcatacaaactgaggcagcagactttgtgaaaatttatatttgtgtcattctcaaaacttttggccacgactgtacagagtaaagggtttgaatacttgtgtaaatgtgatgtttttaGTAGTTTATTTGTAAACCATTTGCAAAATTGTCTAAAAATCTCTTTgcttttttcattatggggtattgtgtgtagattgatgaggatgcatttatttttatgttttattataaacctgtaaagtaacaaattgtggaaaaagtcaaggggtctgaatactttccgaaggctctgTTTGTCGCATGTACATTTTGAGGGCAGTGGTatagtttttattttaaaaagtcTAGGGTAGTATTTTTTTCTGACCCTCGAAAAatataaatgtatcactagtcataACTTCAAGGCTGTAGCTGTCGTCTGAACGACCAAAGGTCCCCATAGACACTAGTCATAACTTCAAGGCTGTAACTGAAAGGACCCAACGGCCACGGTGCGTCGGGATGGCACTACAGTAGTAAGTAGTCAGCAGCCCGTTCTGTTCTGTAGGGTGGAGCTTTTAACCACACTCTGTCTCAGGTAGGTCTTCGGCGTCATCGAACAAGGTTaggctctcctctgctctggcaTTTTTATGTATCTGATTATGAGTCAGACATGAGTAGCCTACCACGTCAGTATAAGTAATCTTCACAGCCAAGTTCAGAGGACAGGCGCCCAACCGTTTCAGAGAGTGTCCCCTTGCAGAGAAGGAGTAGCGTTCTTTATCACGGACTGAGAGTTCCCCAGACAACTACTACGATCTCTTTCCGGTACTTTGGAGCCCGCGTTCCGTCGCTAAACCTGATACACCATCCAGAACAAAGATGCCTAAAACGgtgagtttaaaaaataaaataaaacatttaatttgtCCGACTATGTAAAATGTCATGTATTACACGTAACGGTAATCGGTTACTTTCTATCTGAATAAATGTAACGGAGCCTAAACAAAACTAGCCTGTAACACAAGGCAGGTCAAATGAATGATCATGTTATTTCAATGTCCAATATACCAGAATAACCTGAATAACCTTCTATTAATTGTCCGTTGTTGTCTAAAAGTGATGATATAGCCTTACACTAATTAATTTACGATGACAATCACTGAAGTTGCCCTGATTATTTCTTACAGTGTTATTTGGTCCTAATGTAATAGCTGTGAGTTACATTTGAGGTGTcatgccctggccttagttatctttgttttctttactattttggttaggtcagggtgtgacatgggggatgtATGTTTTTTGCctggtctagggttttttgtaggtttatggggtgtTTTCTCATGTTTATATATGTctgtggttgcctagattggttctcaattagaggcaggtgtttatcgttgtctctgattgggaaccatatttaggcagccatgttctttgggtattttgtgggtggttgtcttctgtctttgtgttctctgcaacagataggactgttttgggttttgccacgtttgttgtaattgtgttcatgtttagtttATCTTATTAAAAAAGATGTTGAACActaaaccacgctgcattttggtcctcctctccttcagcggaagaaaGACGTTACATGAGGCCTGCCATCTCAAAAAAGTGAATCAATATGATCCAAAACCATTTGAGGCCTGCTATCTCAAAAAAGTTAATCAATATGATCCAAAACCATTTGAGGCCTGCCATCTCAAAAAAGTTAATCAATATGATCCAAAACCATTTGAGGCCTGCTATCTCAAAAAAGTGAATCAATATGATCCAAAACCATTTGAGGCCTGCTATCTCAAAAAAGTGAATCAATATGATCCAAAACCATTTGAGGCCTGCTATCTCAAAAAAGTGAATCAATATGATCCAAAACCATTTGAGGCCTGCTATCTCAAAAAAGTGAATCAATATGATCCAAAACCATTTGAGGCCTGCTATCTCAAAAAAGTGAATCAATATGATCCAAAACCATTTGAGGCCTGCTATCTCAAAAAGTGAATCAATATGATCCAAAACCATTTGAGGCCTGCCATCTCAAAAAAGTTAATCAATATGATCCAAAACCATTTGAGGCCTGCTATCTCAAAGTTAATCAATATGATCCAAAACCATTTGAGGCCTGCCATCTCAAAAAGTTAATCAATATGATCCAAAACCATTTGAGGCCTGCCATCTCAAAAAGTGAATCAATATGATCCAAAACCATTTGAGGCCTGCCATCTCAAAAAGTGAATCAATATGATCCAAAACCATTTGAGGCCTGCCATCTCAAAAAGTTAATCAATATGATTCAAAACCAATTGAGGCCTGCCATCTCAAAAAAGTTAATCAATATGATCCAAAACCATTTGAGGCCTGCCATCTCAAAAAGTGAATCAATATGATCCAAAACCATTTGAGGCCTGCCATCTCAAAAAGTGAATCAATATGATCCAAAACCATTTGAGGCCTGCCATCTCAAAAAGTGAATCAATATGATCCAAAACCATTTGAGGCCTGCCATCTCAAAAAGTGAATCAATATGATCCAAAACCATTTGAGGCCTGCCATCTCAAAGTTAATCAATATGATCCAAAACCATTTGAGGCCTGCCATCTCAAAGTTAATCAATATGATCCAAAACCATTTGAGGCCTGCTATCTCAAAGTTAATCAATATGATTCAAAACCAGAGTTGGAGGGTATATGCTTTAATGTGATACAA from Oncorhynchus clarkii lewisi isolate Uvic-CL-2024 unplaced genomic scaffold, UVic_Ocla_1.0 unplaced_contig_3325_pilon_pilon, whole genome shotgun sequence carries:
- the LOC139400200 gene encoding neudesin-like isoform X2 produces the protein MAIKGVVFDVTKGKEFYGKDGPYNALAGKDCTRAVAKMSLEPADLTSDTTGLTEEQLQSLESVFEGTYKTKYPIVGYTAIRILNQDGSPNEDFKPEDQPHFNIRDEF